The genomic region GGCCGTGGACGGCGGGGCATGGGAGCGCGTCGCCGGCGGACAACCGGTCAAGGAGATCGAGCTGCTGCGCATCCAGGACAATCCCTACTACGCCGTACGCGTGGGAGCAGGACCTGAGGAGACGGCCGGCGTTTCGCCCGAACGCCGGGCGAACGTCGACGGAGACAGTGGGCTGTCGGGGCCGCTGCTTGTCGCGGCCGATACGTTGGCGCTGCGCGAGGAGCCGTTCAGCACCGAGTCGCTGTTGAAGCGGTTGACGGCGGCGGTTCCGGGCGTGCCGGTGGTCGAGTCCGAGCTGCTGGCCGACTACGACGCCTACTACTACGCGCGCGGCTACTCGCGCGAACGCCAGGCGCCGTTGCCGGTGATGCGCGTCAAGTTCGGCGATCCCATGGAGACCTGGGTCTACGTCGATCCGGCACTCGGCCGGGTGGTCGCCCGCGAGCACCGGTTCACCCGCGTCGAGCGCTGGCTCTTCAACGGGCTGCACAGCCTCGACTTCGCGTTCTGGTACGATCGCCGGCCGCTATGGGACATCGGCGTGATCGCCCTGAGCCTCGGCGGCCTGGCGTCGAGCGGCATCGGCCTCTGGATCGGGTGCGGGCGTATCCGGCGCGCGCTCGGTCGCGGGCTGTCGCGGACTTCGGCCGTCCGCCGGCCGCGCTCGGGCTGACGGGGCGCGAGCCGCGTGCCCACGCCGCGCCCTGCGGCCTCACTGATCTACGCGCGTCTGTCGCGGCCGCGTTTCCGCGGCCGGCAGCGGGACGACGATCATCGCTGCATGACAATCACGGTGCCGGGTGTATCTGCGGTGGTGACGAACAGGGTCGGGCGCGGCGTGTCGGCATCCGCCTCGACGTAGTTGAGGCGGAAGAAGTCCGGCTGCGCGACATAGATCGCCTCCCACAGCAGGCCGTCGTCATGGAGGAAGTCCAGGTGGCGGGGAGACATCGAGGCGTCGATCCGGATCTGCCCTTCGAAGGCGTTTCCGGCGGCGGTGAGCAGCTCGAAGCGGTCGTCCGTGATCGTGAGGACCCCGCCGACGATGACGTCGAACGGGCGGCCGCGCTGCTCGGCGGCGGCCACCGTCCACTCGCCCTGGAGCGTCTGGATGTCGTTCTCGCCCTGCGCCGACGAAAAACCGACGTTCAGGAGCAGGGAGATGATCAATGCGGGGAGCGTCTTCTGCATGGGGGTCTCCAGGGTCAGGCGCTGACGATGGGGAACGTGCCGCCGTCGTTGCCGAGAATCAAGGCGGGGTCGACGCCGAGCCAGTGCCGCAGCACGTCCGCGTAGACGTGGCGGAAGTCGACCGTGGCGTCGAGGCCCCCGCGGGTGACCTTGCCGAGGTCCGCCGGCTCGCCGAGCAGGCCCGCTCGCACCCCGCCGCCCATTACGAACAGCACGCCGGCGTCTCCGTGCTCCGTGCCGTTGCTCCGGTTCTCGGCGACCAGTCGGCCGAAATCGGAGAACGTCAACAGGAGCACGCGATCGAGCTGCCCCGACCCGCGCAGATGACGGGCGAAGGCGCGCAGGCCGCGTCCGAGCTCGGTGAAGAGGATCCGGTGCTTCGAGAGTTGATCGACGTGGGTGTCGAACGAAGCGGACGCAGGCGTGTCGAACGACCCGATGGAGACGTAGTAGACACGGGTCGGGCAGCCGGTCTCGATCATGTCGGCGGTCCACCGCAGGGATTGGCCGAATGCCGTGTCGGGATAGTCGAAGCCGTCGCCCGTTCCCGCCCGTGCGCGATGGAGCTGACGCGAGGCGTGCGCAAGGCCGTTGTCGACCTGTCTGAGGTAGTGGCGGGGGGCGGGGCGGGGGGCCCCGGCGGCCGCCGGGGCGCGGGGGGGGGGGGGCGCGAGACAGAGGCGCAGGGCGGGGGGGGAGGGGCGAGGGCGCGG from Acidobacteriota bacterium harbors:
- a CDS encoding TIGR03067 domain-containing protein, whose translation is MQKTLPALIISLLLNVGFSSAQGENDIQTLQGEWTVAAAEQRGRPFDVIVGGVLTITDDRFELLTAAGNAFEGQIRIDASMSPRHLDFLHDDGLLWEAIYVAQPDFFRLNYVEADADTPRPTLFVTTADTPGTVIVMQR
- a CDS encoding DUF1501 domain-containing protein, yielding PRPRPSPPALRLCLAPPPPRAPAAAGAPRPAPRHYLRQVDNGLAHASRQLHRARAGTGDGFDYPDTAFGQSLRWTADMIETGCPTRVYYVSIGSFDTPASASFDTHVDQLSKHRILFTELGRGLRAFARHLRGSGQLDRVLLLTFSDFGRLVAENRSNGTEHGDAGVLFVMGGGVRAGLLGEPADLGKVTRGGLDATVDFRHVYADVLRHWLGVDPALILGNDGGTFPIVSA